A genome region from Drosophila simulans strain w501 chromosome 2R, Prin_Dsim_3.1, whole genome shotgun sequence includes the following:
- the LOC6739433 gene encoding uncharacterized protein LOC6739433 isoform X3 → MEQLFQNCRDDERRIGEEYLSSLQDLNCNSKPLINMLTMLAEENINYAHIIVKVVEYYISQVAPEFKLPILYLIDSIVKNVKSNYVQLFGQCIVNIFLHAFESVQHSQSQLLEKVRERMYALRQTWNEVFPPSKMYALDVKVKRLDSNWPITAKHPIHVNPAIHVNPNFLKPGLVPGNPTMPSDMEEILQAKTRELLELKKRKLELELEQTKKHLEEQKLQLNQATDAIAGAPIIMPAPTPPAIHPPITDPALAAHNQRSAGASGNVGPVMHNVPVAPQHFANKPKVNPVNPALLNSVRQRDPRLARQMHAASSNLAAPARNDPRLEAKSSSSQKSSRSRSKSPVRNSSSRSGKSGSSSHSSSSSRKRSESKSSTASTSSSGSDVRHKAQGSSNQPPVKRSGKISSKDSDRYVRNGSPLGSAKRKSSSPSSSPSKSKRSTSHKSSSLRGKTSSLRSRSRSPVFMDVDLRTGVRSKSPESRAVAPSSLPLAGAASAKAPKDLEKPNLSTVSMLNSNPTTSGTPAASLVRQSSPSPSSSSISSQGNVSDALQLSINKLLQVQGGCGAGEKRPADALPPHIDGEEQPPQHKRSKSTKLDALFGSEDVDLRREILVVKPGVIVVEDDSMDESELDKPTKKSGSPPKKATLEELRAKLANSARIQNKQGKSDKSKDQAVSQRLKQLAELKVNDDSQEAHDEKVRTILSQAQEMYENHGMNQEQYKDLVQKVVVINENSKIKESRRRDNDLERNAARDAVLRKRIPKLKGNENHTSGSPHSDGSPRYDDQPAAAPEKPSNKRDKTKREMKRRKPTKWGEQVDAGAAQRTAWQLANVNNNNNNNNKRAGIQLPVQPQAGFRGMPWQQPPPMVLAQSAVPPPPQPPSMISMPPVPPVTMTKAINSLDNPMADVVRSITIDGGSKEIRFYNQVAIIFMDGDQPHEIGFQPGQRVILIDHNEPLPLCFNDDYKPFHLDGQLHRIRFGFPSRELYIDEHWYEIYFGGPAVSVPIGNKLHIIKAEGPPPNVDIGRVRRDLVVGKINMIVDAHTIVPLFLDARQQTFQLGAEQHSLQFVDSFQYALLDGQLQKMEYGGLPKGMMLNGGRSCFIRFGTLPKGVIAGKTHVADMVYIKTDAPAEPPKPPPIIVKPPPVVEQPKPAPVAGAPISLPAAAAALESLNINDLFQKLVSSGIIGGAATAPTLPAADSSVAKEPTASATEPSTASAAAAPATLPAGPPMEPIKRIDLRKPESIKTRQAAVVAVLYLGMQCSSCGVRFPPEQTIKYSQHLDWHFRQNRRERDSTRKATSRKWYYDLNDWRQYEEIEDVEEREKNFLEAQGQPGGVEALEELSQQRSLDSPVPTCAAGKDDVDHCCDMCHEKFEQFYNEELEEWHLRSAIRVEDKIYHPLCYEDYKASLNPPAEIKSDQDVDMNNTDDNAMDTLIKVEDDEDEGMPKTSQAIFEDDDDDVIVLPNEEPSVTEIVDDDDEDEYVPGNVTRADMGTESQDKTESNFETKEPKKDQVELGEQQQNESANESDVEIQEPNIPFTDLDTYVEKDEATRAALLNVKIKEEPKDEYEEDEDDGFEDVGTVVSLLPLPEDEISIHSSETQTHTIGSSASPATIERPASVTSLSLPANEADEVEQGDANADTDAELNGEKQEATHNLSAVGPALPLASIVNKIKINITKNTSSNSHNSASNTTTTDSQVSAISVIGGSGAAGGASGAGDPVQQVNAIQTISTIPVLCGGNTFVPKIATSTPSNVINSISVIGSTYGASSSSNGSRSTTSTASSTPAASLSAETGSLKSPTPPLATVDPDPEPVVEQKPALRNAALKRTKKVHNGIETSGLCSIM, encoded by the exons ATGGAGCAGCTATTTCAGAACTGCCGCGACGATGAGCGGAGGATCGGCGAGGAGTACCTGTCCAGTCTCCAGGACctcaactgcaacagcaagcCATTGATCAATATGCTCACGATGCTTGCCGAGGAGAACATCAACTACGCCCACATCATAGTTAAAGTGGTGGAATATTACATCAGCCAG GTGGCGCCCGAATTTAAATTGCCCatactatatttaattgattcgaTAGTAAAGAATGTGAAAAGCAACTACGTCCAATTGTTTGGACAGTGCATAGTCAACATATTCCTCCACGCCTTCGAATCG GTCCAGCACTCACAGTCGCAGCTTTTGGAAAAGGTGCGGGAACGCATGTATGCCCTGCGTCAGACCTGGAACGAGGTGTTCCCGCCATCCAAGATGTACGCTCTGGACGTTAAGGTGAAGCGCCTAGATAGCAACTGGCCCATTACTGCCAAACATCCAATTCACGTCAATCCGGCCATTCATGTTAATCCGAATTTCTTAAAACCG GGTTTGGTTCCTGGTAACCCCACAATGCCCAGCGACATGGAGGAGATTTTGCAAGCAAAAACTCGTGAGTTGCTTGAGCTCAAAAAGCGCAAACTGGAACTTGAGCTGGAGCAAACCAAAAAGCATTTAGAGGAGCAGAAGCTTCAGCTGAACCAAGCCACTGACGCGATAGCTGGAGCACCGATTATTATGCCTGCCCCCACTCCACCAGCTATTCATCCACCAATCACGGATCCCGCTCTAGCAGCGCATAATCAGCGATCTGCAGGAGCATCGGGCAATGTTGGTCCCGTAATGCATAACGTACCAGTGGCTCCGCAG CATTTTGCGAATAAACCAAAAGTCAATCCCGTCAATCCGGCACTGTTGAACTCGGTGCGCCAACGAGATCCGAGACTAGCGCGCCAAATGCATGCGGCGTCCTCGAATCTAGCTGCGCCGGCACGAAACGATCCTCGGCTGGAGGCCAAATCGAGCTCCTCACAGAAGTCTAGTCGGTCGCGCAGCAAATCGCCTGtacgcaacagcagcagtcgtTCTGGAAAGAGTGGAAGCTCTAGCCACAGCAGTTCGTCGAGCCGCAAGCGAAGTGAGTCAAAGAGCTCCACGGCTTCCACATCTTCGTCGGGCTCTGATGTTCGGCACAAGGCACAAGGCAGCTCCAACCAGCCACCAGTTAAGCGGTCCGGTAAGATCTCGTCTAAGGATTCGGATCGCTATGTTCGCAATGGATCACCTCTGGGATCCGCGAAACGCAAGAGCAGCTCACCGAGTAGCTCGCCATCCAAATCCAAGCGCAGCACGTCGCACAAGTCATCCTCGTTGCGAGGAAAGACCTCTTCTCTGCGATCCCGCAGTCGATCTCCAGTTTTTATGGACGTCGACCTACGCACCGGAGTTCGAAGCAAGTCACCAGAGAGCAGGGCAGTTGCCCCATCATCCTTACCACTGGCGGGCGCAGCATCAGCTAAAGCACCAAAAGATTTAGAGAAAC CGAATCTATCAACAGTATCAATGCTCAACTCAAATCCCACGACTTCAGGAACACCAGCGGCATCTCTAGTCAGGCAATCGTCGCCCAGTCCGTCGTCCTCGTCTATTTCCTCGCAGGGTAATGTATCGGACGCCCTGCAGCTGTCGATTAACAAGTTGCTCCAGGTGCAAGGTGGTTGCGGTGCTGGCGAGAAACGTCCCGCCGACGCACTGCCGCCACATATCGACGGTGAAGAGCAACCGCCGCAACACAAGCGCAGCAAGTCAACCAAACTGGACGC TCTCTTTGGCAGTGAGGATGTCGACCTGCGACGCGAGATTCTAGTTGTCAAGCCGGGAGTTATTGTTGTCGAAGACGACTCTATGGACGAAAGCGAGCTAGACAAG CCCACAAAGAAATCCGGCTCACCGCCCAAGAAGGCAACGTTGGAGGAGCTGCGCGCCAAGTTGGCTAACTCAGCTCGAATCCAGAATAAGCAGGGAAAGTCTG ACAAATCCAAGGATCAGGCCGTGTCCCAACGCCTTAAGCAGCTGGCGGAGCTTAAAGTCAACGACGATTCGCAGGAGGCGCACGACGAGAAGGTGCGCACCATTCTCAGCCAGGCGCAGGAGATGTATGAGAATCACGGCATGAATCAGGAACAGTACAAGGATCTGGTTCAAAAAGTAGTGGTCATCAATGAGAATAGCAAAATAAAAGAGTCCCGGCGCCGAGACAACGATCTCGAGCGCAATGCGGCCAGGGATGCAGTGCTGCGCAAACGTATTCCCAAGCTGAAGGGCAACGAAAATCATACTTCGGGCTCACCGCATAGCGATGGATCGCCCAGGTACGATGATCAGCCGGCAGCTGCCCCGGAGAAGCCCTCAAACAAACGGGATAAGACCAAGAGGGAGATGAAACGTCGCAAGCCCACCAAATGGGGCGAGCAAGTGGATGCAGGGGCAGCACAACGCACTGCCTGGCAACTGGCCAAtgtcaacaataacaataataacaacaacaagcgggCCGGTATCCAATTGCCCGTTCAGCCTCAGGCTGGATTCCGTGGCATGCCCTGGCAGCAGCCACCACCCATGGTGTTGGCCCAGTCCGCAGTTCCGCCGCCACCACAACCGCCGTCGATGATTAGTATGCCTCCCGTGCCACCGGTGACCATGACCAAGGCCATAAATTCCCTTGACAATCCCATGGCTGATGTAGTGCGAAGCATCACGATCGACGGTGGCTCCAAGGAGATACGCTTCTACAACCAGGTGGCCATCATTTTCATGGATGGCGATCAGCCGCATGAAATTGGTTTCCAGCCGGGTCAGCGAGTGATCCTCATTGATCACAATGAACCGCTACCACTTTGCTTCAACGACGATTACAAGCCGTTCCACTTGGATGGACAGCTTCACCGGATTCGGTTTGGCTTCCCATCGCGCGAACTTTACATTGACGAGCACTGGTACGAGATCTACTTTGGCGGTCCGGCCGTATCCGTGCCCATTGGCAACAAACTGCATATAATCAAGGCTGAGGGTCCACCGCCCAACGTGGACATTGGGCGAGTGCGAAGGGATCTGGTTGTGGGCAAAATCAATATGATTGTAGATGCGCATACTATAGTGCCGCTCTTTCTGGACGCCCGACAGCAGACCTTCCAGCTGGGCGCCGAGCAGCATTCGCTGCAGTTTGTGGACAGTTTCCAATATGCTTTGCTCGACGGGCAGCTGCAGAAGATGGAGTATGGTGGTCTTCCAAAAGGAATGATGCTGAACGGCGGTCGCAGCTGCTTCATTAGGTTTGGAACGCTGCCCAAAGGAGTCATTGCAGGAAAAACCCATGTGGCGGATATGGTGTACATTAAGACTGATGCTCCTGCAGAGCCTCCCAAGCCGCCGCCAATTATTGTGAAACCACCGCCAGTGGTGGAGCAACCGAAGCCCGCCCCAGTTGCTGGTGCTCCCATTTCCcttccagcagcagccgctgcaCTGGAGAGCTTGAACATTAATGATTTGTTCCAAAAGCTTGTCTCGTCTGGAATCATTGGTGGTGCAGCTACAGCACCAACTCTGCCTGCTGCAGACTCATCGGTGGCCAAAGAGCCAACCGCCTCTGCCACCGAACCCTCAACTGCATCTGCAGCCGCTGCGCCTGCTACACTGCCTGCTGGTCCCCCCATGGAGCCGATCAAGCGCATCGATCTCCGCAAGCCAGAGTCCATCAAGACACGCCAGGCGGCTGTGGTGGCCGTTCTTTACCTGGGAATGCAGTGCAGCAGCTGTGGAGTGCGTTTCCCGCCAGAGCAAACAATTAAGTACAGCCAACATTTGGACTGGCACTTCCGACAGAACCGTAGAGAGCGGGATTCCACTAGGAAAGCCACTTCGCGAAAATGGTATTACGATCTCAACGACTGGCGGCAATATGAAGAAATCGAAGATGTGGAGGAGCGAGAGAAGAACTTCCTGGAGGCTCAGGGACAGCCGGGTGGCGTTGAGGCCCTTGAGGAGCTCTCCCAACAACGCTCCCTGGATTCGCCCGTGCCAACGTGTGCTGCTGGAAAGGATGATGTGGATCACTGCTGTGACATGTGCCACGAGAAATTCGAGCAGTTCTACAACGAAGAGCTCGAGGAGTGGCATCTGCGTAGCGCTATTCGTGTGGAAGATAAGATATATCATCCTCTATGCTACGAGGACTACAAGGCCTCGTTGAATCCTCCAGCGGAGATAAAGTCCGACCAGGACGTGGACATGAACAACACCGATGACAATGCCATGGACACACTGATCAAAGTGGAggatgatgaagatgaag GTATGCCAAAAACATCACAGGCCATTTTTGaagacgacgatgacgatgtcATCGTGCTGCCCAATGAAGAGCCAAGTGTCACGGAAATcgtcgacgacgacgatgaggacGAGTACGTTCCGGGCAATGTGACACGTGCGGACATGGGCACCGAGTCGCAGGACAAAACAGAGTCCAACTTCGAGACCAAAGAACCGAAGAAAGATCAGGTTGAGCTCGGTGAACAGCAGCAAAACGAATCGGCCAATGAATCGGATGTCGAGATCCAAGAGCCGAACATTCCTTTCACGGATCTGGACACATACGTGGAGAAGGATGAGGCCACCAGGGCGGCGCTACTGAACGTAAAGATCAAGGAGGAGCCCAAGGATGAGTATGAAGAGGACGAGGATGATGGATTCGAAGACGTGGGCACAGTGGTTTCGCTTTTACCTCTGCCCGAGGACGAGATCTCCATACACAGCAGCG AAACTCAAACACACACCATCGGCTCGTCAGCCTCGCCGGCCACCATCGAGCGGCCAGCATCGGTGACCTCGCTCTCACTGCCCGCCAATGAGGCGGACGAGGTGGAGCAGGGTGATGCAAACGCCGATACGGATGCGGAATTGAATGGCGAGAAGCAGGAGGCCACGCATAACCTGAGCGCAGTGGGTCCGGCGTTACCTTTGGCTAGCAtagttaataaaataaagataaatatCACTAAGAATACGAGTAGTAATAGTCATAATAGTGCCTCCAACACCACGACAACGGACTCGCAAGTCTCGGCCATAAGCGTCATCGGTGGATCAGGAGCAGCTGGCGGTGCATCCGGAGCAGGAGACCCTGTCCAGCAGGTGAACGCCATTCAAACCATTTCCACCATTCCAGTGCTGTGCGGCGGCAATACGTTCGTGCCCAAGATTGCGACCAGCACGCCCTCCAACGTAATCAACTCGATCTCGGTAATTGGCAGCACTTACGgcgcgagcagcagcagcaatggcagcCGAAGCACTACTTCAACCGCATCCTCCACACCAGCTGCTTCGCTTTCGGCGGAGACGGGCAGCCTGAAGTCGCCCACTCCGCCGCTCGCCACAGTTGATCCGGATCCGGAGCCCGTCGTGGAGCAAAAGCCGGCGCTGCGGAACGCGGCGCTGAAGCGGACGAAGAAGGTGCATAACGGCATCGAAACTTCGGGCCTGTGCTCGATCATGTAA
- the LOC6739433 gene encoding uncharacterized protein LOC6739433 isoform X5 has protein sequence MEQLFQNCRDDERRIGEEYLSSLQDLNCNSKPLINMLTMLAEENINYAHIIVKVVEYYISQVAPEFKLPILYLIDSIVKNVKSNYVQLFGQCIVNIFLHAFESVQHSQSQLLEKVRERMYALRQTWNEVFPPSKMYALDVKVKRLDSNWPITAKHPIHVNPAIHVNPNFLKPGLVPGNPTMPSDMEEILQAKTRELLELKKRKLELELEQTKKHLEEQKLQLNQATDAIAGAPIIMPAPTPPAIHPPITDPALAAHNQRSAGASGNVGPVMHNVPVAPQHFANKPKVNPVNPALLNSVRQRDPRLARQMHAASSNLAAPARNDPRLEAKSSSSQKSSRSRSKSPVRNSSSRSGKSGSSSHSSSSSRKRSESKSSTASTSSSGSDVRHKAQGSSNQPPVKRSGKISSKDSDRYVRNGSPLGSAKRKSSSPSSSPSKSKRSTSHKSSSLRGKTSSLRSRSRSPVFMDVDLRTGVRSKSPESRAVAPSSLPLAGAASAKAPKDLEKRTPAASLVRQSSPSPSSSSISSQGNVSDALQLSINKLLQVQGGCGAGEKRPADALPPHIDGEEQPPQHKRSKSTKLDALFGSEDVDLRREILVVKPGVIVVEDDSMDESELDKPTKKSGSPPKKATLEELRAKLANSARIQNKQGKSDKSKDQAVSQRLKQLAELKVNDDSQEAHDEKVRTILSQAQEMYENHGMNQEQYKDLVQKVVVINENSKIKESRRRDNDLERNAARDAVLRKRIPKLKGNENHTSGSPHSDGSPRYDDQPAAAPEKPSNKRDKTKREMKRRKPTKWGEQVDAGAAQRTAWQLANVNNNNNNNNKRAGIQLPVQPQAGFRGMPWQQPPPMVLAQSAVPPPPQPPSMISMPPVPPVTMTKAINSLDNPMADVVRSITIDGGSKEIRFYNQVAIIFMDGDQPHEIGFQPGQRVILIDHNEPLPLCFNDDYKPFHLDGQLHRIRFGFPSRELYIDEHWYEIYFGGPAVSVPIGNKLHIIKAEGPPPNVDIGRVRRDLVVGKINMIVDAHTIVPLFLDARQQTFQLGAEQHSLQFVDSFQYALLDGQLQKMEYGGLPKGMMLNGGRSCFIRFGTLPKGVIAGKTHVADMVYIKTDAPAEPPKPPPIIVKPPPVVEQPKPAPVAGAPISLPAAAAALESLNINDLFQKLVSSGIIGGAATAPTLPAADSSVAKEPTASATEPSTASAAAAPATLPAGPPMEPIKRIDLRKPESIKTRQAAVVAVLYLGMQCSSCGVRFPPEQTIKYSQHLDWHFRQNRRERDSTRKATSRKWYYDLNDWRQYEEIEDVEEREKNFLEAQGQPGGVEALEELSQQRSLDSPVPTCAAGKDDVDHCCDMCHEKFEQFYNEELEEWHLRSAIRVEDKIYHPLCYEDYKASLNPPAEIKSDQDVDMNNTDDNAMDTLIKVEDDEDEGMPKTSQAIFEDDDDDVIVLPNEEPSVTEIVDDDDEDEYVPGNVTRADMGTESQDKTESNFETKEPKKDQVELGEQQQNESANESDVEIQEPNIPFTDLDTYVEKDEATRAALLNVKIKEEPKDEYEEDEDDGFEDVGTVVSLLPLPEDEISIHSSETQTHTIGSSASPATIERPASVTSLSLPANEADEVEQGDANADTDAELNGEKQEATHNLSAVGPALPLASIVNKIKINITKNTSSNSHNSASNTTTTDSQVSAISVIGGSGAAGGASGAGDPVQQVNAIQTISTIPVLCGGNTFVPKIATSTPSNVINSISVIGSTYGASSSSNGSRSTTSTASSTPAASLSAETGSLKSPTPPLATVDPDPEPVVEQKPALRNAALKRTKKVHNGIETSGLCSIM, from the exons ATGGAGCAGCTATTTCAGAACTGCCGCGACGATGAGCGGAGGATCGGCGAGGAGTACCTGTCCAGTCTCCAGGACctcaactgcaacagcaagcCATTGATCAATATGCTCACGATGCTTGCCGAGGAGAACATCAACTACGCCCACATCATAGTTAAAGTGGTGGAATATTACATCAGCCAG GTGGCGCCCGAATTTAAATTGCCCatactatatttaattgattcgaTAGTAAAGAATGTGAAAAGCAACTACGTCCAATTGTTTGGACAGTGCATAGTCAACATATTCCTCCACGCCTTCGAATCG GTCCAGCACTCACAGTCGCAGCTTTTGGAAAAGGTGCGGGAACGCATGTATGCCCTGCGTCAGACCTGGAACGAGGTGTTCCCGCCATCCAAGATGTACGCTCTGGACGTTAAGGTGAAGCGCCTAGATAGCAACTGGCCCATTACTGCCAAACATCCAATTCACGTCAATCCGGCCATTCATGTTAATCCGAATTTCTTAAAACCG GGTTTGGTTCCTGGTAACCCCACAATGCCCAGCGACATGGAGGAGATTTTGCAAGCAAAAACTCGTGAGTTGCTTGAGCTCAAAAAGCGCAAACTGGAACTTGAGCTGGAGCAAACCAAAAAGCATTTAGAGGAGCAGAAGCTTCAGCTGAACCAAGCCACTGACGCGATAGCTGGAGCACCGATTATTATGCCTGCCCCCACTCCACCAGCTATTCATCCACCAATCACGGATCCCGCTCTAGCAGCGCATAATCAGCGATCTGCAGGAGCATCGGGCAATGTTGGTCCCGTAATGCATAACGTACCAGTGGCTCCGCAG CATTTTGCGAATAAACCAAAAGTCAATCCCGTCAATCCGGCACTGTTGAACTCGGTGCGCCAACGAGATCCGAGACTAGCGCGCCAAATGCATGCGGCGTCCTCGAATCTAGCTGCGCCGGCACGAAACGATCCTCGGCTGGAGGCCAAATCGAGCTCCTCACAGAAGTCTAGTCGGTCGCGCAGCAAATCGCCTGtacgcaacagcagcagtcgtTCTGGAAAGAGTGGAAGCTCTAGCCACAGCAGTTCGTCGAGCCGCAAGCGAAGTGAGTCAAAGAGCTCCACGGCTTCCACATCTTCGTCGGGCTCTGATGTTCGGCACAAGGCACAAGGCAGCTCCAACCAGCCACCAGTTAAGCGGTCCGGTAAGATCTCGTCTAAGGATTCGGATCGCTATGTTCGCAATGGATCACCTCTGGGATCCGCGAAACGCAAGAGCAGCTCACCGAGTAGCTCGCCATCCAAATCCAAGCGCAGCACGTCGCACAAGTCATCCTCGTTGCGAGGAAAGACCTCTTCTCTGCGATCCCGCAGTCGATCTCCAGTTTTTATGGACGTCGACCTACGCACCGGAGTTCGAAGCAAGTCACCAGAGAGCAGGGCAGTTGCCCCATCATCCTTACCACTGGCGGGCGCAGCATCAGCTAAAGCACCAAAAGATTTAGAGAAAC GAACACCAGCGGCATCTCTAGTCAGGCAATCGTCGCCCAGTCCGTCGTCCTCGTCTATTTCCTCGCAGGGTAATGTATCGGACGCCCTGCAGCTGTCGATTAACAAGTTGCTCCAGGTGCAAGGTGGTTGCGGTGCTGGCGAGAAACGTCCCGCCGACGCACTGCCGCCACATATCGACGGTGAAGAGCAACCGCCGCAACACAAGCGCAGCAAGTCAACCAAACTGGACGC TCTCTTTGGCAGTGAGGATGTCGACCTGCGACGCGAGATTCTAGTTGTCAAGCCGGGAGTTATTGTTGTCGAAGACGACTCTATGGACGAAAGCGAGCTAGACAAG CCCACAAAGAAATCCGGCTCACCGCCCAAGAAGGCAACGTTGGAGGAGCTGCGCGCCAAGTTGGCTAACTCAGCTCGAATCCAGAATAAGCAGGGAAAGTCTG ACAAATCCAAGGATCAGGCCGTGTCCCAACGCCTTAAGCAGCTGGCGGAGCTTAAAGTCAACGACGATTCGCAGGAGGCGCACGACGAGAAGGTGCGCACCATTCTCAGCCAGGCGCAGGAGATGTATGAGAATCACGGCATGAATCAGGAACAGTACAAGGATCTGGTTCAAAAAGTAGTGGTCATCAATGAGAATAGCAAAATAAAAGAGTCCCGGCGCCGAGACAACGATCTCGAGCGCAATGCGGCCAGGGATGCAGTGCTGCGCAAACGTATTCCCAAGCTGAAGGGCAACGAAAATCATACTTCGGGCTCACCGCATAGCGATGGATCGCCCAGGTACGATGATCAGCCGGCAGCTGCCCCGGAGAAGCCCTCAAACAAACGGGATAAGACCAAGAGGGAGATGAAACGTCGCAAGCCCACCAAATGGGGCGAGCAAGTGGATGCAGGGGCAGCACAACGCACTGCCTGGCAACTGGCCAAtgtcaacaataacaataataacaacaacaagcgggCCGGTATCCAATTGCCCGTTCAGCCTCAGGCTGGATTCCGTGGCATGCCCTGGCAGCAGCCACCACCCATGGTGTTGGCCCAGTCCGCAGTTCCGCCGCCACCACAACCGCCGTCGATGATTAGTATGCCTCCCGTGCCACCGGTGACCATGACCAAGGCCATAAATTCCCTTGACAATCCCATGGCTGATGTAGTGCGAAGCATCACGATCGACGGTGGCTCCAAGGAGATACGCTTCTACAACCAGGTGGCCATCATTTTCATGGATGGCGATCAGCCGCATGAAATTGGTTTCCAGCCGGGTCAGCGAGTGATCCTCATTGATCACAATGAACCGCTACCACTTTGCTTCAACGACGATTACAAGCCGTTCCACTTGGATGGACAGCTTCACCGGATTCGGTTTGGCTTCCCATCGCGCGAACTTTACATTGACGAGCACTGGTACGAGATCTACTTTGGCGGTCCGGCCGTATCCGTGCCCATTGGCAACAAACTGCATATAATCAAGGCTGAGGGTCCACCGCCCAACGTGGACATTGGGCGAGTGCGAAGGGATCTGGTTGTGGGCAAAATCAATATGATTGTAGATGCGCATACTATAGTGCCGCTCTTTCTGGACGCCCGACAGCAGACCTTCCAGCTGGGCGCCGAGCAGCATTCGCTGCAGTTTGTGGACAGTTTCCAATATGCTTTGCTCGACGGGCAGCTGCAGAAGATGGAGTATGGTGGTCTTCCAAAAGGAATGATGCTGAACGGCGGTCGCAGCTGCTTCATTAGGTTTGGAACGCTGCCCAAAGGAGTCATTGCAGGAAAAACCCATGTGGCGGATATGGTGTACATTAAGACTGATGCTCCTGCAGAGCCTCCCAAGCCGCCGCCAATTATTGTGAAACCACCGCCAGTGGTGGAGCAACCGAAGCCCGCCCCAGTTGCTGGTGCTCCCATTTCCcttccagcagcagccgctgcaCTGGAGAGCTTGAACATTAATGATTTGTTCCAAAAGCTTGTCTCGTCTGGAATCATTGGTGGTGCAGCTACAGCACCAACTCTGCCTGCTGCAGACTCATCGGTGGCCAAAGAGCCAACCGCCTCTGCCACCGAACCCTCAACTGCATCTGCAGCCGCTGCGCCTGCTACACTGCCTGCTGGTCCCCCCATGGAGCCGATCAAGCGCATCGATCTCCGCAAGCCAGAGTCCATCAAGACACGCCAGGCGGCTGTGGTGGCCGTTCTTTACCTGGGAATGCAGTGCAGCAGCTGTGGAGTGCGTTTCCCGCCAGAGCAAACAATTAAGTACAGCCAACATTTGGACTGGCACTTCCGACAGAACCGTAGAGAGCGGGATTCCACTAGGAAAGCCACTTCGCGAAAATGGTATTACGATCTCAACGACTGGCGGCAATATGAAGAAATCGAAGATGTGGAGGAGCGAGAGAAGAACTTCCTGGAGGCTCAGGGACAGCCGGGTGGCGTTGAGGCCCTTGAGGAGCTCTCCCAACAACGCTCCCTGGATTCGCCCGTGCCAACGTGTGCTGCTGGAAAGGATGATGTGGATCACTGCTGTGACATGTGCCACGAGAAATTCGAGCAGTTCTACAACGAAGAGCTCGAGGAGTGGCATCTGCGTAGCGCTATTCGTGTGGAAGATAAGATATATCATCCTCTATGCTACGAGGACTACAAGGCCTCGTTGAATCCTCCAGCGGAGATAAAGTCCGACCAGGACGTGGACATGAACAACACCGATGACAATGCCATGGACACACTGATCAAAGTGGAggatgatgaagatgaag GTATGCCAAAAACATCACAGGCCATTTTTGaagacgacgatgacgatgtcATCGTGCTGCCCAATGAAGAGCCAAGTGTCACGGAAATcgtcgacgacgacgatgaggacGAGTACGTTCCGGGCAATGTGACACGTGCGGACATGGGCACCGAGTCGCAGGACAAAACAGAGTCCAACTTCGAGACCAAAGAACCGAAGAAAGATCAGGTTGAGCTCGGTGAACAGCAGCAAAACGAATCGGCCAATGAATCGGATGTCGAGATCCAAGAGCCGAACATTCCTTTCACGGATCTGGACACATACGTGGAGAAGGATGAGGCCACCAGGGCGGCGCTACTGAACGTAAAGATCAAGGAGGAGCCCAAGGATGAGTATGAAGAGGACGAGGATGATGGATTCGAAGACGTGGGCACAGTGGTTTCGCTTTTACCTCTGCCCGAGGACGAGATCTCCATACACAGCAGCG AAACTCAAACACACACCATCGGCTCGTCAGCCTCGCCGGCCACCATCGAGCGGCCAGCATCGGTGACCTCGCTCTCACTGCCCGCCAATGAGGCGGACGAGGTGGAGCAGGGTGATGCAAACGCCGATACGGATGCGGAATTGAATGGCGAGAAGCAGGAGGCCACGCATAACCTGAGCGCAGTGGGTCCGGCGTTACCTTTGGCTAGCAtagttaataaaataaagataaatatCACTAAGAATACGAGTAGTAATAGTCATAATAGTGCCTCCAACACCACGACAACGGACTCGCAAGTCTCGGCCATAAGCGTCATCGGTGGATCAGGAGCAGCTGGCGGTGCATCCGGAGCAGGAGACCCTGTCCAGCAGGTGAACGCCATTCAAACCATTTCCACCATTCCAGTGCTGTGCGGCGGCAATACGTTCGTGCCCAAGATTGCGACCAGCACGCCCTCCAACGTAATCAACTCGATCTCGGTAATTGGCAGCACTTACGgcgcgagcagcagcagcaatggcagcCGAAGCACTACTTCAACCGCATCCTCCACACCAGCTGCTTCGCTTTCGGCGGAGACGGGCAGCCTGAAGTCGCCCACTCCGCCGCTCGCCACAGTTGATCCGGATCCGGAGCCCGTCGTGGAGCAAAAGCCGGCGCTGCGGAACGCGGCGCTGAAGCGGACGAAGAAGGTGCATAACGGCATCGAAACTTCGGGCCTGTGCTCGATCATGTAA